The genomic region TTCCCCAACCGCACCGTCAGCCTTTGCGGTTGACCTTTCGTCTGTTCCGCCATAGGATGATACTATGTCGCTTCGTGACGTGCTTCTCTCTCACCGCGATGATCTCATCGCCGAATGGGTCGGCCGTCTCCACAACCAGGTGAGTGACCGCTATCGGGAGAGACCTGTAGATGAGTTGGTAATCACGGTAACAGAGGCATTCGACGCAAATTTCATTGCCCTGGCGAACCGTGACTTCTCCCGCATCGACGCCCTGATTGAGAGGATCGCCACATTGCGCCTCGAGGGAGGATTCGCTCTCTCCGAAATTCAGGCCGCCTTCGAGGCATTCAGGACGGTGCTCCTACCTGTACTCTTTTCCGAGACGGAGGGTCCAAACCTCCTCGACGCACTCACCAAGGTCAACGACTGTCTCGAGTACACGATAAGGAAATTCAGCGATTATTACCAGTCCCTGCACGAGGAGCTGATCCGGACCCATGCAAAGGAGCTGGAAGGCAGGATCGAGGAGAGGACCAGGGAGCTCGCCGAATCGGAAGCGAAATACCGGGTCCTGGTAGAGGATATCAACGACGGGTATTTTGTTCACGTGAAAGGTATTCTCGTCTTTGCCAACCGGGCTTTCGCGGAGATGCACGGCTACACCCAGGAAGAGGCGATCGGCAGGCCTTTCAATGATTTCATCGCCCCCCCATCGAGAGATGAGCTGTGGAAGGCATACCACCAGCGGATCACTACGGGAGGGGCCATGGACCAGTACGTATACCTCCGTCTCACGAAAGACGGGAGGCAGCTTTTCACGGAGAATAAGGTAAAGCTCATCACCTATGAGGGAAATAGGGCGACTGCCGGTATTTGCAGGGATATTACGGCCCGGGTGGAGGTGGAAAAGCAGCGGCTCAGGGTTGCCGAGCTTGAAAATGAGCGTAAGACTATATCCCTGGAGACGCTCCGCCAGCTTATGGTCACCCTGTCTCACTACCTCCTTAATGCGAATACCATCATAGGGGGCATGGTCAGAAGAAGCGAGCGGCTCGATTCACCCGAAGCCAGGCGCGCGTCCCTTCAGGCCATCAAAGAACAGACCATGAAGACCGAGGCGGTGATAGGGGCCCTCAGGCGGGTGGCCGAGATAAAAACAACCGATTACGACAGCGAAAGTCATACTTTAATGATCGATGTAAAAAACGAGATAGAACAGAGCCTGGCCAGGACAGGGAAGGACCGTCGGCGAAAACAAGATCAGTGATCTCAGGAAGCCGTACCCGTCCCCATTTTCCGTCTTCTGCCGCCGCTATTCCTTGATTTCTTTAATTACTTTTATGATATCCCTCGTAGAATGGTCCTTAGGGTCCCCCACGATGGCAGTCTCACCGCCATAGGACCGGACGATCTCCCTCTCGGGCACGGTCTCCGCCGTATAATCAGTGCCTTTCGCATGGATATCCGGTTTGAGAGTAAGGAGAAGCCGCTCTACGGTCGGATCGCTGAAAAGGACCACGTAATCGACGCACCCCAAAGCAGCGATGATCTCCGCCCGTTCGCGCGCAGGGGTAACCACCGTCTTCCTCTTCCCCAGCCCGGTAACGGACGCATCGTCGTTCACCCCTACAATAAGCAAGTCTCCAAGGTCCTTAGCCCCCTGAAGATACCGGACATGCCCCACGTGAAGAATATCAAAACACCCATTCCCGAACACAACCCGCCGCCCTTTCTTTCTCTCCCCCTCAACAATCCCCCGAAGCCCCGCAAGATCATCAAAAATCACACCCATAAC from Syntrophorhabdaceae bacterium harbors:
- a CDS encoding adenylyltransferase/cytidyltransferase family protein, producing the protein MGVIFDDLAGLRGIVEGERKKGRRVVFGNGCFDILHVGHVRYLQGAKDLGDLLIVGVNDDASVTGLGKRKTVVTPARERAEIIAALGCVDYVVLFSDPTVERLLLTLKPDIHAKGTDYTAETVPEREIVRSYGGETAIVGDPKDHSTRDIIKVIKEIKE
- a CDS encoding PAS domain S-box protein, with translation MSLRDVLLSHRDDLIAEWVGRLHNQVSDRYRERPVDELVITVTEAFDANFIALANRDFSRIDALIERIATLRLEGGFALSEIQAAFEAFRTVLLPVLFSETEGPNLLDALTKVNDCLEYTIRKFSDYYQSLHEELIRTHAKELEGRIEERTRELAESEAKYRVLVEDINDGYFVHVKGILVFANRAFAEMHGYTQEEAIGRPFNDFIAPPSRDELWKAYHQRITTGGAMDQYVYLRLTKDGRQLFTENKVKLITYEGNRATAGICRDITARVEVEKQRLRVAELENERKTISLETLRQLMVTLSHYLLNANTIIGGMVRRSERLDSPEARRASLQAIKEQTMKTEAVIGALRRVAEIKTTDYDSESHTLMIDVKNEIEQSLARTGKDRRRKQDQ